DNA sequence from the Centroberyx gerrardi isolate f3 chromosome 2, fCenGer3.hap1.cur.20231027, whole genome shotgun sequence genome:
ttagaggatgtgaTCATCTGTCTTTCAAAACACTCAAAACATTTTTCTCCTAAATGGATATAAACCATTTTACAAAGAAACCCTTTAATTCTTCCTACatctggttaaaaaaaaaacaacagatgcCATTTTGTAGCCACAATAATCTTTattttgtaaatacatttttattccaGCTGCACAAACGGCAATTTGCACAGCTTATATAATTATGACTCACAAGTTACAAAATCTTACAAAACAATCGGAAACAGAGGGACGTATACGTTGTTTTAAtcccttaaaaaaacaaacaaaaaaccacCAAACTGACATTTTTCTGGCTTCTGTTTTGTCAGCAGAGGGCTGCGGCCTGCTGAGGATGTGACGGTTTAACCAAATAACCAAATACCTAATATCAGAGAAGAGTACAGGACGGCAAATAACTGTGCTGTTCTTTATATTAGGTCTCCCTACTTCTGTGTTCACAATCACTCATTAaagatcctctgtgtgtgtgtgtgtgtgtgtgtgtgtgtgtgtgtgtgtgtgtgtgtatttgtttataaTAAAGTTGGCAAGTATATGTTTGCCTGCAACAAGTAGAAAGCATTTTAGCCTCTTTGCAGTAAATAAATGGCACCCATCTTGTacttaaaacaaacacttttaaaGAATTATTCACAAATActatttaaagtgataatccacaacattttcatataaataaatgtcaattttgctactttctatcacagATTGgtacagtgatccaacctatatccagttgatgaagcttctccactgtctggtGGCTCCttccggtttgtttgtaataaacagaagaagaagaagaactgggtagttagcatgagcagagagcagagaaactcaaactgcatcaacagggaatccaagctccgcccacactgtttgattgacaggtgatctgtgggaagagcagtgcagaaacaccacagtgatgaagcTGAGtcacaaagatggagactaattTAAAGAACCttgtggattatcactttaaacctgctgacagacagaccggCCCGTAATGAACAcatcacaggttcgatccctgcCAGACACTGAACCCCGACCCGCTCACTCATGGTAAGTCGCCCTGGATAAGAGTGTCGgctgataaaaaataaaatgtaaatctgtgtgtgtgtgtgtgtgtgtgtgtgtgtgtgtgtggtggatgaGAGTCTCTACTTGGTCAGTTTCTCCAACAGGATTTCAGCTCCTTTGTtgttgctgatgctgctgagTTGAGGTGCGATGGACGTCAGCGCCGCCTTCACCTCCGCCGCCACGGCCTTATCGTCACTGTTCAGGaggctgcgcacacacacacacacacacacacacacacacacacacacacacacacacacacacagagagaaactggTTAGCTTGTGACCAGATAACCAAATGTTCTCTTTCTTTAACTAAAAAAGTTATTCGTACACAGCAGTTCCTCttacaagaaaaagaaaaaatgcagCAGTTTTTTGTAAATAAGTTGACCTAAATGCAGCTGAGTTGTTGATTTGGTTGTTGGATCAATATATAAGTACTGTATAACGATATCATCCTATTTTAaccccccctctggcggccatattggaggtcttcagctctgtgaacagctgattgtgtttctgtcgtctcaacagaattgaacagacggttaatttctgtctgtttctgactgaactgatcatttcatcactgatccatctgattgatttagtgtttagataatgtcagcttgttagctagctaaccatagtatctggtcagctaacatcactgtcttgttgttaacatatctgattagcacactagctaacgtatctagtagcagctagcgttagcatgttcacattaacatcagcgtgtttgccggctagttagctagctaacagtttgttcaggttaactgagctgactcttctcaagctacaactcagagtgttttggagtagagactagggctaaagacaagacagtttactgtgtcacagtaaccaaatccaccttatcacactattcacttttactgagaacgttactgaatggatctacagccacaccacaacaagctgactcagctgctctctgcttctagctgcttgctacagatttacactttattaactaacacacagttctacatgttcctccatcatggagccaacatggctgccaggaGAATTGTGACGCAGCTACAAAgcattgattgtgtgtgtgtgtgtgtgtgtgtgtgctgacctgCACAGCACCATCGCCCCTCTGTTGACCTTGACCCAGCTCTGCAGTTTGTCCGTCCCGACTGTGTCCACCAGTATTCTGCCAAACCGCTCTGAGGGCgaacgaggagagagagacaggagagagagagagagaggaggagaaagagaaggggcaGAGTGTGTTGTTCCTGttttgttatcttttttttttttaaatcatttttctgTTGAATGTATTTCCCATATTTATCTCCTTTcctattctttgtttttatggcattttgTGAAGCACTCTGCTTTAAGATCGGCGCtgcattattattttactgtcaCCTGACACCGATCATCACTTCAAACTGATGACACGGTCGTCCTGCACTCTCTAAAGGACTTCTCTGTTTGGCCCAATATTAACCCAACATGTGTTAAGCACTAAAAGTGAGAACTGGTAGCAGCTCTAAGCTCtacaaaccagtaatcccttaaaataccctcacatttacattaattcaccccttgaTTCATACAAAATCCCCtcaaaatgagttaagggagttattaatggaggagaccccatcaaaacctccttaaactccccttaatcttgactccttactttctaatttaatgtaaaattcagggagacaggaactttgcattaataactcattaataacctgtaaacctgcacacaagacatgaaaaatcccttaatttctagtgtctctgtgaaccaacccatgaataaatcccttacaaacccatgatactaaccttacttttttaaagctatgatATTtgtaatggataattaatgtttgtgTAATGAGGAatgaaggacatttcagggataacaTTAAGGtgtttggtttcatagtgaAGGCTGATGGTTAGTAATTTTCATGACACATgactaaacctgccaggctggTTTAGTGGACCGGTAAATAGACAGAAAATTAAAGTAAAAGATTTCAGTGGCAGCAGATCTCTGTTCCTGAGAGACTCTGAGTTTAACTTGTTGTGTTCACACAGTGAGCGAAGTCAGCCGACAGCTGAAGTTCTGCTCTGCTGATTCTtcaaggtcccatattctacacttcatatgcttgtgtgtgtgtgtgagtgtgtgttatgtgtgtgtgtgtgtgtgtgtgtgtgtgtgtgtgtgtgtgtgtgtgtgtgtgtgtgtgtaccttcctTGCCAGCCTCAGCCAGCATGTAGTCCTGCTCTATGAGCCACTTGAGCACCAGGTGTCCTGCTGGGTGTTCTGCCATGTGCAGCTGCAGAGGAGAAACCAGAcacagttcagctcagttcctAACAGCAGGGCGACTGACAGACCGACAGACCTGTCAGTCCACCGACCTGTCAGTCCACAGACCTGTCAGTCCACAGACCTGTCAGTCCACAGACCTGTCAGTCCACCGCTCTGAAACTCACTTACTGACTTTagatctctgtctctgttgaatGAGAGCGTAAACTGTTTTCTGTGGAACAGTTCTACCTCCTTCCTGCTTTTCTGAATACAGTCAGACCGCACTCAGCTCTTTTCTTCACTACAAATTCCCATAAACAAGAAAACTTggaacaggaaacaggaaaactTCAGTTCTCATTTCAGGAATTTTCAATTTTGATACTTTGATACTGGTAAATATTTATCTGTCCGATAAGACAAGCAAATTGTGAGTGATGTGACTTTTGTCtacaagccctggttctctTGTAATTAGTAAGaatttatacatatttatataaatctcagaattctgagtttaaaattAGACTTTATTcccagaattctgagattaatgtcagaaattttttttcacatgcgGCCCTAACCCTCTTCCACATAATTTAGCAGTTTAAACCTAcaaattaaatacaaaaaacaaaacaaagtaaaatgttccactgtggttcagaccaaagaaaacaaactgagtTGTGATCGAACCCCAAGACAAAATTCAACTGTTCACTAGAGCTGCCcaggaaaaacatttcatttccatgatgcataaatattaataaaatgAGCAACAAACATATTTTATATTCATGGAAGTCACCGGGTGCAGAAAAAGTCATTTTCCGTCATCGGGTTGGAACTTGTTGGATGTTTTTGGcataaaaagtaaaagaaatgtcagttacatttatttttgtgtgtttctatttttaCGCTAGCTGGTGAGTTACGCGGATTAATTTTGCATTAATCAGCGGTGAAATTAGTAAAATAAATTAGTcaaaaatgtcacacacacagacaatctcattattgattctctctctcacacagtcacacacacactcgctctatcacacacacattccctctctctcacacacactcactctctctgtgtcacactcgcacacactcttcttacacacactctgtcagtcacatactttcaaacacacattctcacacactctcactctgttacacacacacacacacgctctctcacactcactctgacacactttcacacacacaaacactgtcacactaccacacacacgctcatattttctctctctcacactttctcactTAGACACACTacagtctgtcacacacacacacacacacacacacacacatacctgtccATCAATCCCGCCCGGTACTAGCTCCTGATTGGCCAGCTGAGCCACGGCGGTCATGGCGGGCCGCAGGTCCCCGCAGGCCGACGCCAGGATGTCGCTGACGGTGACGCTGGTCGCCTTGTCCATCACCATGGCGGCGGCGTTGTCACGGAGATACCCTAGCAACGGGGGAGAGACGACTTCCAGCAGCTCCTTTCGCCGAAGAGCTGTATCCTTTTTACTGAAGGGGGTGAAACAGAAATGAATTTTACtgggtttttaaaaaaaaagtaaaaaagttatGGTTGTGATGTCACTCGTTCGCTTATCCCACTACTATAATTGGAGAacggtttgtgtgtttgtgtgtcccaccattccaggggagaggagaggagaggaggagaggagacaaggagaggagaggagacaaggagaggagaggagaggagacaaggagaggacaggagaggagagtagaggaggagaggagacaaggagaggacaggagagtagaggagaggaggagacaaggagaggacaggagaggagagtagaggagaggagaggagaggaagagaggagacaaggagaggacaggagaggagaggagaggagaggagaggagacaaggagaggacaggagaggagagtagaggagaggagaggagaggagaggaggagaggagacaaggagaggacaggagaggagaggagaggagaggaggagaggagacaaggagaggacaggagaggagagtagaggagaggagaggagaggagaggaagagaggagacaaggagaggacaggagaggagagtagaggagaggagaggagacaaggagaggagagtagagtagaggagaggagaggagaggaagagaggagacaaggagaggacaggagaggagagtagaggagaggagaggaagagaggagacaaggagaggagagtagaggagaggagaggagacaaggagaggacaggagaggagagtagaggagaggagaggagaggaggagaggagaggagaggaggagacaaggagaggaggagagttgagaagaggagaggagaggagaggagacaaggagaggacaggagagtagaggagaggagaggaggagaggagaggaggagaggagacaaggagagaagaggaggagacaaggagaggagaggagaggagagtagaggagaggagaggagaggaggagacaaggagaggagaggagacaaggagaggagaggagaggagacaaggagaggacaggagaggagagtagaggagaggagaggagaggaggagaggagacaaggagaggacaggagagtagaggagaggaggagacaaggagaggacaggagaggagagtagagtagaggagaggagaggagaggaagagaggagacaaggagaggacaggagaggagaggagaggagaggagaggaggagaggagacaaggagaggacaggagaggagagtagaggagaggagaggagaggagaggaagagaggagacaaggagaggacaggagaggagagtagaggagaggagaggagaggaagagaggagacaaggagaggagaggagacaaggagaggacaggagaggagagtagaggagaggagaggagaggaggagaggagaggagaggaggagacaaggagaggaggagagttgagaagaggagaggaggagaggagaggagacaaggagaggacaggagagtagaggagaggagaggaggagaggagaggaggagaggagacaaggagagaagaggaggagacaaggagaggagagaagaggagagtagaggagaggagaggagaggaggagacaaggagaggagaggagaggagagtagaggagaggagaggagaggagaggagaggagagtagaggagaggagaggaggagacaaggagaggagaggagaggagaggagaggagaggaggagacaaggagaggagaggagaggagacaaggagaggagaggagaggagaggaggaggttataaattctagttattattatgagTTATTACCTGTGGGGGTTGCTGTCTCCTTGCTCCAGCACCTTGATGATCTCAGGCAGGAGGTGCGCCGGGTCTCTGGGGCTCagcaggtacaacaaaaccttCTTCCCGTATTTATTACTGATGACCTCATCAAGAGACGACAGGATCTCCTGCACAGACACAgtgaggcagggtgagaggaggagaagaaggattTTTTTCATAGTCAAAGAGTCATTAAAAaacccattctctctctcctatataTGAGGGTCCTGTAgcgctgacctttgacctcattACTATTCGGCGTTTATAACGTTGGTGatctgaagcttattctacagAAACACTCCGTTGTAGGGCTGCATGATTAATCACagatatatattgtatattgcgATTTTATGTTTCCACGATTAATGATGGCTTAATTCTGCGATATTGAAGTGATATTGAAGATCACtcactgaccaatcacagcctctgaaTGCTCAAAGTGCATCATGTGACCAAAACTACAGTTCAggtggagaagcagcagagaaacctgACAGAGAGAATCTGACGTTAAAGAGGAAAACCCTGAAACATGAAGGTGGATCTTCGTCTTATCTGGAGACTTTGGTCTGAAACCAGATGAACAAAAACAAGTCCAGATTTCGGGGAGTTTATCTTCAGGTTGTAGCTGAACGCCAACGTAATGAAGTaggaattatttattatttgaattttgtaaataaggACACAATAAGAGTTAGACAGACTTTCTAGTTGggctgcacaaaaacaaaaaacaaaagacaatcgcaatatgaactactTCGATTTCCAAATGAAGCTGCAGAGTGTTGGCTTCTCAGAATGGATCCTAAACATGGTATTCTGCTGCTGAGCCCAATTTCTGGCCTATAAATTAAActgcacatgtaaaaaaaaaaacctttcattGTATTCAAACAGAGCAAATCTTAATCAACCACATCtctgatttttattaaaaactgagaaaaatctaaaatgtggaaaaatctgtctgtatactgtattgcaatttatatcgcaattgcaatattcagcaaaataatcacaatatgattATTTGTCAATATCGTGCAGCTCTACTTTCTATCTGCTGCTACTTCGCGAAATATTGCACTGAacgtgaaaaagtgaaaaaacatgttgaggtgcaaaagtgcaattgaataattttgttttcctgaaaTCGAAACAAATAATCATGATTCATAATCGCGATCGCAATATTTAGCGAAATAAACGGGACTGTCCTGCAGTTGTACCCGGTCGTCATGACAACAGATGCCACAACACCAAACTTACTGATAACACAGCCTGCTTGACAAGCTTGGTGTCGTCCACACAGTCAAATATGGCGAGCAGCACCAGGTGGCCGAACTCCCCCTGTGAGGAAAcacaaccagccagtcagtgagGGAGTCAGTTACACAGCTGgaaaattaataaaatcatcaattaattcattcatcaaACAGAATTATGTGGACTTAGAGATTATCCGATCCTCATATCATTAAGAGTCCCGTTCTAttcttaacaaaaaaaacagctggcTGGTAATATTATTtggatttttcattatttttatttttatatagttttcgattttttatttcaatttgttttttgtttttttcacttttatttttattgtcttttacatAGTTATACAATACTTACAATAAAGAACGACTTTGTTTGGGAATTAAAACTCCAATAGTCCGTCTAACACTAACGAATTTATAAACTACCATTCAGTAAAAATAGCCaaaattcattcttttttttaccctgcacataagcaaaaagacaaaaactaaaaacatttcacctatatttattttagttagttttacaagtagataatatagttttagtacagttttagttttgtcataaagtaaattatattttttcatattctgtattgtaaattgtgttttttacttctactttcttatttttctccatgtttattgtatgcacctacataccaaggcaaattccttgtattgtgaactttacttggcaataaacctgattctgattctgaagtctcgtttttatttttatttcagtttacggCTGTTTTTTAACCTCGTTTCCTGCTCTGCTCACAATCGATGAGCGAGTCGATCGATCAGTCAGGGACTAACTGAAACCATCAATGACTGAATGAATCAATCAGACTGAAGCGGGAACTTACCGTGGCAAACTTCACCATGTACGTCTTCATGGTTTTGATGATGACTTTTCTGTCCTGAAACacgggaaaaaaacaacaaatatgtttACTGAGGATAAAAATGTGCACCGTGATGtgcccatctgtgtgtgtgtgtgtgtgtgtgtgtgtgtgtgtgtgtgtaccttgggTGTCCCGTTCCAGAGACAGTGCATGGCCACCCGCGCTCCGTCGTGCGTGTGCGCCATGTAGACCACCGACTCTCTGATGGACTCGATCATCTCCTGCTCcgttcacagcagcagcacaaatcAATAGATGAGAAACAAATGtgcacaaggacacacacatatgtatgaatgcacacacacacacacacatgtagaagTGCTCACCGTTTTCTGTTTGTCAGGTGCGAACAGAAAGTAGTCCAGGAAGACTTTGTGGACCAGAGAGTGTTTGATCACCTGTTCTCTGAGAGcagaaacaacagcagcagcggtgttagggttcagtgtgttgcagtgtgtgtgtgtgagtgtgtgtgagtgtgtgtgagtgtgtgagtgtgtgtgagtgtgtgttgtacgGTCAAAACTTGTAGTTTTAGGACACAGAATATTTAGTTATCTTCTGTTGTTTTGCCTCACATTCGTCTTGTACTGTGAAATTCAAATGACACTGCAGAGGAGTCAACATCTAACTCtgttctactgggttctactgggTTCTCCTGGGTTCTACTGGATTCTACTGAGTTCTACTGAGTTCTACTGGGTTCTCCTGagttctactgggttctactgggttctactgggTTCTAATGGGTTCTACTGGGTTCCCACATTCTTCACACactggacatcaaattcaagcaCCTTTCAATGACTTTTAAGGTCTTTTTTTGGGTTAAATTGAAGGACAAAAACTTGGCATGTTCTGGGTAAGACAAGACACTGATCAGAATTAGACTTCAAaggcctcattttttttttactcctaatCTTGTCAAGGCAAGAAATTCTGCTTAAAATCCATTTTTggagggttttcctcaggatgtagAAATGTCCTATTCATAACAATATGAAGTGTTGATGTTTGAAtggagagctgaggcatactgatgaatttgtgtttatatttcaataattaaacaacaacaattaaGTACTTTAAAggtcatccattcattttccaaaCTTTCAAGGCGtaatcttatgttttttttttctcaaattcacaaatgTTCAAGGGTTTTCAAGGCCCGAGGTGGGAACTCTGGTACCAGTAATCACGTTATTAATGTTTTCAATTATAAGGTGTGtcgtttttatttattaccAAGACACCTTCTGTACAAATCACTTCCTCTCATTGTGACATTCTGCACATACTGCTAATATTTTCATACTGGCTTCAccgtttcatttttatttactgtacACATACTGAtctttatattatattatgtttatatatatttatatttatatatagcaaatgtttatatattttgtatcCATATTTAAGTAAGAAATCATGACAATAGGAAATGGTAACATCTGTGAGAAACTAACTTAATTATATCATATGTAAATAATCCAAAATCTTTCCCCATATTTCCCACCATTACATTCTACTTAACGTGCTTAAATTAAATTTGTAACCGCAcaatatattctattttattactctcttgctgtgtttgtttttctttcttgttttattgcttatttatattctatttctgtgtttatattctattttcttttcccctgctgTCTCCTAGTACTTCTCTGCAACTAActaatttccctacagggatcaataaagtttcatctcatctgttcttgttttctgtgtgtgtgtgtgtatgtgtgttcacttgcttgtccgtgtgtgtgtgtgtgtgtgtgtgtgtgtgtgtgtgtgttcttgtgcaCAAGCCTTACTTCTGTGCCATGGGAGTGAGTATCTGCTTCATCTCGTCGATGATGTTGTTCAGTTTTCCTGGGTTCGCCTCCACAACTTTCTCTATGGTGGGACACACCGGAGACTGCAGacaagaggtcagaggtcagtgaaCAGCAGCAGGTATTACATCAGTAAACCTGCCGTCCTCCACCAATGATGAAGCCCCGTCTGAGCCAATCAGTGTCCCCGTCTGAGCCCCCGTCTGAGCCAATCAGCGACAAACGTCtccttgttttcagctgtaaCTGTAGTTCCCCGTTGGGCCGATAATATGAAAGCCGAATGCaacggtgagatgcatcatttccccaggGTTGGTCAAAATCAGATGAGTGGCGAGATGATGATGTAATGATAATGAGTTTTTAGAGCAAATGTCTGCACCTGTTTTACCTGAATTTATCTGCACTTTAAATTGTCTATGTCCTCCgcatgtgtgcatctgtatgtttttatatatgatgacttgtatgtttgtattttatCTTATTATACATGTATTGCTCTTGGccttgtgaagcacattgtgttgctttctgtctgaaatgtgctatacaaataaatttgactttgactaattgtaattttgaaaatgtgacgacgcagcggtgagatgcatcattcccagAGGTTcagtcaaaatccaatcagtggggtccgagatattgtgcgtgacaAACGGCCCGGGGACGATCTATAATCCTTCCCCCTAATTTCAATGTGGAGGACAATCATGTATTTGCGGGTGTATTTTTTGTGGCTTGACAGCATTTGATCGTCATATTTCCAACCTTTACTAAAACATTTTTCGCTCAAAGTTTGCCTTCAGTTTGGTCCACGTCAGCTGGCTTTCTGATATTATCTGACTTGAACATGAAGAACTGccaaacagctgcagcagcatcTTTTTCATTTCCCTCAGTTAGTTAACACCTGTGATAATTATCCCTCCAGACTGAACTACTAGAGGCACTGtaatacaaaaaacatcataaaTGGCAAGAATTATGTGGCATTTCAACAGCAAATATAGCACAAATGGTATAATGGTATTGATTATTGTTGcagttgtgtgaaaaccttgtaactccaattttggtgatttccaTGTTTCAACTTTAATTGACGTATTATATGATTCCTCTATGGATTGAGGAAGTTCTACCACTtgttgggtttatgaaaccctttcaaaaccaattggataaacccaaaaatgcaaaaaacaaggctgctttccttacttccttccaaaattttgtttttttgtagcaAGGTTTCCCCCCCGACAACTGGGATGCTATTGAACCCTAAAGCATGTAAGTGTGCATGAaaacatatatgtgtgtgtgtgtgtgtgtgtgtgtgtgtgtgtgtaccttgcaGACGATGAATGTATTCCCGTACAGCTCCTCGGTCAGCATGAGCCTCTGGGCCAGCACAGCTTTGTCGTTGTAGGCGTATTCGATCAGAAATGAGGCGGCGGCGTGACGAAGCATCTGACGCACCTGACCTTTGAAGGTTTGCATCACAGCCGCCACCAGCTCCTTGTTACTGTGAAGGAGAACACACATCGGACCAACGTGAGGACACGCGCATAAACATATCATATGTGGCAAAAGCAACATgtggttcaggattcaatacaaccaggacatgatgtgatcaataaaagttcagtgacgacaaagtctgactctgcagaattgtgtttatttctgagtcacaaatctttctagcgatgccattggctgctagaatgtaaacaacaatttaaaaacgtcattacaaagtgacaataatataatttggatggagagcttgtgaaactgtgatggtcaagcgtctcattagtgattactacagcagaat
Encoded proteins:
- the pum3 gene encoding pumilio homolog 3, whose amino-acid sequence is MEAKPRKTFSPKGGKKLTHKGKDSIGTKLGGKPGGKPGGKLGGKPGGKPGGKPGGKKPFKPYNNAEKKGKLGKTGGGGKKEHKFSKAGQGPKKRKLKEEGGGGEEEGEGSEAKKMKWGEKDESQKNRQQKKKDLKKSRQQAEKKDMFDIINQCKHVWGDLRRKDCDKEKKSKLMKDLHDLVRGKIKPMAFAHDTVRVLQCFIQFGNNEQRLEVFQELKEDMVGLCKSQYGRHVVKKLLMYGNKELVAAVMQTFKGQVRQMLRHAAASFLIEYAYNDKAVLAQRLMLTEELYGNTFIVCKSPVCPTIEKVVEANPGKLNNIIDEMKQILTPMAQKEQVIKHSLVHKVFLDYFLFAPDKQKTEMIESIRESVVYMAHTHDGARVAMHCLWNGTPKDRKVIIKTMKTYMVKFATGEFGHLVLLAIFDCVDDTKLVKQAVLSEILSSLDEVISNKYGKKVLLYLLSPRDPAHLLPEIIKVLEQGDSNPHSKKDTALRRKELLEVVSPPLLGYLRDNAAAMVMDKATSVTVSDILASACGDLRPAMTAVAQLANQELVPGGIDGQLHMAEHPAGHLVLKWLIEQDYMLAEAGKEERFGRILVDTVGTDKLQSWVKVNRGAMVLCSLLNSDDKAVAAEVKAALTSIAPQLSSISNNKGAEILLEKLTK